Part of the Ctenopharyngodon idella isolate HZGC_01 chromosome 24, HZGC01, whole genome shotgun sequence genome, CATCTTATGGTGACTTTTTGTACCACAGACACTTATTTAAGCTCTCTTTTCAGAGGAAGTTGGCAAAACTGCTCCTGGTTCCTCAACGATTGAGGGTTCTCCTGGGGAACTAAGCGGCAAGTGAAACTACGAAGCAGCTTGAATGATATAAATCATGGAGGTTATAAACATTGATCCTCCAGCCACTATACTTCTGTTGGAGTCTGTACAGCATCTTAAACTCATTTTGGCATTACGCCACCTGCACTCATTAGACTGGAACTGACTGTGGATTTGGACCAACGATTTGGTTTTAGaccattattgttttatatatctACAATGACATGTTCAACCGCTGTTTTGCAAGCATTATGTTTTCAATAATGACGTGCTCATGTAAATTTGAGAAATGTGATTGGTAGAtgaggttagttcacccaaaaatgcaaattctgtcattaattactcaccctcatgtcgttccacacccgtaagaccttcgttcatcttcagaacacaaattaagatatttttgatgacatttaaatgcccagaaaggttcTGAAGACATTTAAactgttcatgtgactacagtggttcaaccttaatgttatgaagcgacgagaatactttttatgcaccaaaataacaattttattcaacaatatctagtgttgggcgatttcaaaacaccgcttcatgaagcttcgaagctttacaaatcttttgtttcgaatcagtggttcggagcgtgaaagtcacgtgatttcagtaaacgagtcttcgttatgtcataaatgttttgaaaatttcaatggttcatgtgactttggcagtttgatacacgctccgaaccactgattcgaaacaaaagatttgtgaagcttcatgaagcagttttttgaaatcgGCACTGAAGCCGAAAAATTGTAGAACAGGAAAGCGCTGCACTGTctctacaacgtaaacagcgtaggagactgacagggaagagaagaaattgttgaatagtcGTTATATTCTCGTTggttaataaaattaaggttgaaccactgtagtcacatgtactattttaacaatgtctttactacctttctgagcCTTGAAAGTGATAATTAAATTTtggtctatggaggagtcagagagatCAGATTTCACTAAAAATTtctccatttgtgttctgaagatgaatgaaggtcttacaagtgtggaatgatgtgagggtgagtaattaatgacagaatttgcatttttgggtgaactaaccctttaacatcctCTTGAATATTAGGCACAAGTAATTTTTTATGATAAAAGATGTCAAAGAACTGAATAATGAATGTTAcagattagttcacccaaaactaaaaattctgttatcatttattcaccctcatgtcatttcaaatccgcattacttttattgtttttcatcaATACAATGGAAGGCAATGGGGACCAATATGGTTATTTTGgaccccatttactttcattatatggacaaaaacggTCCCACAAAAGAAAGATCCCGCCCTACTCAAATTCATGTAGGTTTGGAATAACACgagaataaatgatgacagacctTTCATTTTTGGTGTCATTTGAATGTTGATTTATGGAAACTAGAATGCTTTTTTCTTCTGTCAAGAGTACTAATTTACCCAAATCTTATTCAACTCCATAATTTTTGAAATGTGActtgtataatataaaatgtagcACACAAACATGTTCTGTTTAGTGTATTTGTGCTGCCTAAAATGTGTCCTGACAgttaaaaacacataaattGTCCTTGAGCACTGTGATGGAGGAAATTGAATTGCACTTGCCTTAAAGCTGCTGCTGTCTTACAGTATTCATAGTGATCGACAAGCGCACTACACAGCAGTTTCTTCACATCAGTGACATTCCCTCTGATTTTTCTTGTCCATTTTGATCGTTTGTGTGTATTAACCATTAACCTCAAGGCATCTTTATTAAAagacttggaaaaaaaaagcaaaacgtCTGCTCAAGTGAAACAGGAAATGTTAGTTTTAGCCATGCATTACAGAGAGATTACACACAGCATGCTGGTACTGTAAGTGCGGTTTCACCCACACAACCCCTTCCCATACAGAGTCCAAACACTGGTTCAGGAAAGCCGTTCTGCTTTATTACAAAGAAAGGGAGCCTTAAAGGTGGTCAGAAAATACAAGATTGGTCTGTTTTTCGTACTATCGGTTTTCCCTTTCCTACGAAATGCTTCTATTCAAATAGCTGCAGCTGAAATGTGTCCACCCCCTTGGTTTTTTTCGCAATACAGATGTCCTTGGTAGGCCTTCCGTGTCGCCTTTATTCATTTAGTTGAATTGGTCTTTTAAGTGCACAGGGTAACAAACGTGATTCCCCGTCTGGCAGCTTAACATACTGTTCactaattttttttgtcttttgcatTTTTGCTTCTACCACATAATGCCATTTGTTTTACCTCCTAAAAACGAGGTCAAGCATAGTTACTTCTTCCAAAATAGAcgtaatgtatatatatatatagatacatctatctatatatatcatatatatacacattcatacatacatatctttattcatgtgatgtcaaaaaattaaaaaaatgtacacgTTTATTACAAAATCGTAACAAAGACTGAAAAGGGTTCGTATTCATTCTGGAACAATGTTTCTCGATAAGCTCACAACCGCCTGGTCCGCGGCTTGTGCCCAACAACGGTCACTGAAACAGTCTGATTGGGTTTTATTGAAGCTAAGCAGAAAACAGCTCGGGATGAGGAACGCAAGTGGATGGAGCAAAAGGAatgacaaacaaaagaaaagaggGGGGAAAAGCACCTCCATTATGTTAATGACAGGGCCGCGAGTCCTTCCAGAAATCGACGGGAGCGGAGCGATTTtcccacattaaaaaaaaagcagaaaacaatttttgtgttcttttattACTAAATAGTGCAACAATGAACATTGCATTTTCTTTTGCCCTTGTGTTTTCACATGTATTGGATTTGTCTTTGTGTCTGTCCTGTTTGGTAGCGCAGCGCGCTTCGGAAAACAAAGCGCGAACTGCtgggttttttttctctttaataccaatggatgtgtttgtgtgctgtaCTGCAACTTCAAAGACTCCAGGCAAACACCAAAAGGGGCTTTCCATCAGAGGAGTAAACAAAACATTGACCCTGCTCGAAATGAAATGgagggagaagaagaagaaaaaaaacgtaAGAGGGGAATTTAAAAACAGAATGAAAATATatagaagtgtttttttttgtgtgttcggGCAGCACATAATTTGTAAGGCAGGGTCCCTCCCCCCCAGTTCTCAAGGTGGAGACCCCCGccaccccccctccccctcccgCAGTCCTTGTCCAGACAGTTGAGGAATAAAACCAGGTTTTTTGTGGTCGGGCAGGTCGGCTGGCTGTCTCTGGCCGATCGCTCCAAGAGCTCACGGGTGCTGATGGACGCAGCTTCAGAAGGCCTGCTGGGCCGGATTGTAATTGAAGGTGGTTGGCACGTGAGGCCGCTCCTCTAGCTTGTCGTATTCCAGGTGAAACTCCTGAGATGAGAGGAAAGCACAGAGCTGACGTCCAGCCATATTGAACGTTCAGTATGATAATGACATATTTCGACATTATCAGCATCGATAGATAACAGTGCACGATTGATCAATCAAGTActtcaaagtgcacgttttgGGTTTTCAACTATTTTTTAGTAAATGAGTACATTTTCACACTGCAGCCAAtcgatttaaatatttaatcatgaataattttttgcagtgaacgtgtgaaaatgtgcaattaaACAAGCATATGTTAGAAATGTTAACACAttcactaaaaataagaaatcatAAGTGAGTGACAGCAATTAactttttatcaaattaaacaatataatttaaaacaattaatgttaatgtatttaaaacatctcaaaaaaacaaaagattcagtttcataaaataaattactaaaatatatttgttatttttttgtacatatCATTTGCTATTATTAAATTAtggttttgatattttatcCAGAATTGGCTCACATCATataatttaaagggacagttcacccaaaaattaaaattaccccatgatttactcaccctcaagccatcctaggtgtatatgactgtcgTCTTTCAGACGGAGACAATTacagatatattttttaaaaatcctggctcttccaagctttttAATGGAACcagtggtggacgaagtacacaaatcaagaacttaagtaaaagtacagatacgcatcataaaatattactcaagtgaaagtatttagtgctccttttcaattttacttgagtgaaagtacaaaagtatttgatttttaatgtactcaagtaaaaaagtactgattgatgaatgtttattttgtaattttatataggccacttatataatttaattttattatatattttatataatcctattgctcaaaataattatgaatgattatgaattgtcaaatagccagcactagtcagtatggatggaagattagtggatgcagatatataatatgtaatgtgtgttgacaaacaatataaaaacagacgAAACATATAGgactaaatacaaaaaattttaaaaaattgctgcAGCAATATTTGTttctttcaaatagagatcatgattctcccatgattctgaacagacaactaaacaaaattgcgtataattaattactagaggacaaaatattaattgctgcagtctatttaattaatttaaaaaatgggtttgaatgaatgatttaatgactcactcataactatttcacttgtttcattactagatgaatcaatgtttttgaacaaatcttttgaatgaatcattcaatgtcaaatacattttaacagtcacttgtcgcctccTAGTGCCGTAACGATGTAATCGATATAACCGTTATTTGAAGCACCAAGTTAGTTTTAAAATGCGATTTGATCTgattgaatcgagatcgcgatctgTAGACACACTGATGTGGACGTGTCGCATTAAAGCATTTCAGTGGGCTTAAACAGATCGCcctttacagcagatttagttcaaaaacaactgacctaaatatgattttcagttacaataattcatcctaaaattcaacattagtaGGCTGACTTACTTTTCACCATCAGTCGTGCGCGCACTCAGAGGATCCCCCAGTTCTTGGCTAAGAAAGACTTGTAAATTCATTCACTGGAGAGTCGCTCTGACCGGATCACTGAATCAGTGATTTGTTGACTCGAGAACAGCTGCAATACGATCAGTCCAATTCGCGAATGAattgttgatgtgatttgtgaaccgaTTTAACAGGATGATTGAAAATAATCAGTTTGTGCACGAATCCGACACCgcttttgcgtctctgagcatgtgacgatttcttcattttaaaataaggagtaacgatatgttttataaaatgtagtggagtaaaaagtacgatcttatgctttggaatgtagtgaagtaaaagctgctcaaaataaaaatactcgagtaaagtacagatacttgaaaaatgtacttaagtacagtaacaaagtaaaaatacttCGTTACTGTCCACCATTGAATGGAACTGAATAAGGAGtgagcctaaaaaaaaaaatccattcatcaaaagtaatccataggtttttgtaagaaaaaaattttatgaactaaaataactagcttcttgAAGACGACCGTACACTTACTGTGCAAGTCGATTGCACCACAAGAGGAACCCGTGACGTGAATTATGACGCAGTATGTAGGagaaatttttcattttagacACTTCTAATTcctgaccagtgttttgttttgcactaTCCTCTGCGtttccgcgttcgtcattgcgTCAGGTCAGACATTGCTCTTTTGCCGTAAATCGAAGGGTACGGacatctgccggaagctagttattatagttaaaggtggggtaagtagattttaaaaaatgctgttggacattgttgatatttgaaatcaacccaaacaaacccacccctctcttcattgctccgcctccaaaacttacactccaatcctattcctaaccaccctgctccgagtcggtcttGAACCCCGGCCCATTCGCTGCTGGCAGGtgaggcgagtgcactaacaatgacgctaaataCCACAttttctcatctctctttctgcagtttttttttttttttttttcaaatctccctcttgcttgttctgtctcctcgaccgtcatacgccccctaatactgattggttacacgtttgttgttggtgtctgcccaactaacttccaaacagtgtttttgaaaaactacataccccacctttaacaaagttttaaatatggacatttttcttacaaaaaaccatcgctttgcttcaaaggcctttattaaccccctggagccgtatggattactttttatgatcgatggatgcatttatttgggcttcaaaatctcaccctccattcactaccattataacgcttggaagagtcaggatatttttaaatatatctccgattgtgttcgtctgaaagaagatagtcatatacacctaggatggcttgagggtgagtaaatcatgggattattttcatttttgggtgaactatccctttaagatatcGGCATCGGCGTGAGTCATTAGAAACCTCCAAAATGGCACAAATCAGATGTTAGGTTTCAGAAAAATCAGCAGAAGACTAGCTGAAAAAACAGATGGAGGAAGAGGACACCGATTTCAATATCTTTACCTTAGCGACCTTCCTCCAGTTATGACAATCAAAGAAGTAGTATGTTCCTCTCTCGTAGGTGTTGGTCTTTAGCGTGGGCTCCATGCCAGGTGCTCTTGTAATCCAAACCCTTTCCTCTTTATGGTACCGCCAGTCCCGGTTGAACCTGCAATACAACAAAACGTTCCATTTAACCTCTATTTACCAACAAAATGTTTGGGCAAAGAAGGACTCGATGAGCAGGACGTACAGCTCAACGGCAGCGAGGAGTTGTAAGAGGTCTCCTCCGTTCATGTAGTAGAGGTAGAACAGCAGGTCTTCACCATATCGCCCCAGTTTTATTGCAGCCAGCTGTATAGAGCACATTATGAGGTCAGCTAGGTACGAATTATAATTTCAATGCAGTTTTATTGAAGTGTTTATCACCTCACCTTGTCCCTTATGTGAATGTTGGTTAAGTACTCTGAAGGAACATGgaagtctaaaaaaaaaaacaaaaaaaaaacagttgcatTGATTACTGAAGAGCCAAAATGAGTTGGTCATCTTTAACAGTTAGGTCAAATTAACTCTTACCAATGTCTTGTGGTCGACATGGAGCTGAAGCCCAGGGAGATGCAAACTTAGGATACAGATTCCTACAAGGAGTTAAAACAGAAATGAAGAAATGAATGTGTGGACAAAAAGAGAACATTGAcaagaaatcaatatttggCAAAAGACTAAAGTATCATACTCTGGAGAGTTGAGGTTGAGTCCTAGCGTTGTTAGGTCGCTTCCTAAAGCCAGATGAACCATTCCAGGGTCCGTCTCAGCTGCCCGGATGAATGTCAGGAGTCCAATCATTCCAAACTGATCCGTCACCATTCCTGAGGGAATGTTTGTTACCTTGCCTATGAAAGACAAGAAGATTGATTGAGTTTTTCCAATGGGCAGGATTCGTACATCTTTTGACCAATCAATTTCCATGAGTTTTCCAGctgtttataatatattcattcattcattgttgatactaatatatattatatatatatatatatatatatatatatatataaaaaaaactaaaataaatagagATACAAGGTTTCTGTCCGACAGCAACGATATATACAAAACAATTTTAGTTATGAaatttattactataaaaactagttattgttttttaataatacagaatgattgtcttttaaaatactttacatccattttaaattattttatatttacatttttatatttaaataaacaggTATTTTTTACTCATAATAAAAATGTCCAATATTTAATTATGATTTAAGATATTGTTTTCCATTACTTTTCATGGGGAttgaagtattattattatattttattaaatatataaacttaaAATGGAAACCCAGACTGGTGCATTGAAACCTGCATAAACAGATTCCTgcttcattaaaggattagttcacttcagaattcaaatttcctgataatttactcacccccatgtcatccaagatgttcatgtctttctttcttcagttgaaaataaattaaggtttttgaggaaaacattccaggatttttctccatatagtggacttcaatggggaccaacgggttgaaggtccaaattacagtttcagtgcagcttcaaagtgctctacacgatcccagctgaggaataagggtcttatctagagaaacgatcggtcattttctgctctgcgatccgccacGCATCACGTTAGAAaagtcacacgtgacgtaggcggaagtaccactgtagggcgaaaaactccatctcattttcccctcccaacttcaaaatcgtccgacatcgttgttttaccttttttctgtaaagggtgtttgacttaGACATTgcaaacactggatcggtacttctgtCTATGTCATGCGTGAACtttctaacgtgattacgtaatgcgtggcgcatcgcagagctagtgcaagacgagcatttgtggttaaaaagtatatacattttttttttttttttttttttttttttttagaaaatgaccgattgtttcactagataagacccttattcctcggctgggattgtgtagagccctttgaagctgcactgaaactgacatttggagcTTCAACCTATTggtccccattgaagtccactatatggagaaaaactcctggaatgttttcctcaaatttctttttgaatgaagaaagacatgaacatcttggatgacatggggggggagtaaattatcaggaaattttaatacagaagtgaactaatcctttaaagcacaTTACTTGTTTTGTTCAACAGTCATGTTTTCAAAGCTGGAAGTTGTTTGAAATACATCCATGCATGTTGCTAGAAAGCCTCACCATCAGGCAACACCTGGATCCCTTTCTTTTGCTGGTTGTTATTCTGTGCTGATGATGTCTTGTCGCCGGGAAATTTGGGTCCATCTGCACTTGAGCTGCCCTTGCCTGAGGAGTTCAAGTTCTGTGGAGACAGCAGAGGCCAGAACAATGAGTTAAAGGTCAAGAAATCATTGTAGCACTGGACAGCATCACTTCAAACATTAATTGCCGAGTATCCTTACCCATCCTGCAAAACAATGACATGTTATTTATGCAATGTCTCTCTGAAGCTTATGAAAGATCAAATTGAGGTAATACTGACTGATTTGCTTTCATCCGTGCTCAATGTTGGGTCCTTGTAGTTGGGCCCGGGTAGGGCAGGGAAGTCTTCGTTGTGAATCGAGAAGTCCTGCGACTGTTCGTTCGATGGCTTTGTGACCATTCCAACTATGGAGAGACACATTTTAACAAAGGTTTGAGGGTTATTGtgaggaaataaaaataaaaacactgaccTTGTCATGCATTCACAACACATCATCCATTCAAGGAGAAGCGTGCTTAGTAATAAAAACTAAGAGGGTTTGGGTTTCAGCGAAGTAATGCGACTGTGTAAAATGAACTCGTACCATAGGGTGCCCTTCCAGCCAGCGGATTATGCAAAGGTGTTGGGTTGCCGTTTCCCTCCCTCCGACTTCTGTCTGCAAGTGCTGGGAATTCTGAGAGGTCTATTCCTGTCACATTTTCACTCCCATCTGCCACACAGACGAtagaaaaagaataaaatgagAATGGACTACTTCTCTTTCTAGAACACAATTTAAGCGTCACGGTTCCGGTCATGGTGTAGCATCACCAAGCACGTTCAATGAAGCACTCACCTGTCCCGTTGAAGATGTTATTGGATAAGGAGTTCATTCCAAACCCCTGGCTCCGGCCCATTCCAAATCCTGACATACTACAATGACACACATGAGGATTTGACCCTTTTGTTAAGGTCAGTCTTAATCAGTCTTGATTGGCCTTATCTTGGCCTAAGGTGaaagttaattaaaatacataatatgtaTTTAAGATTATGAGAAGCCACTTTTTTACCATAAAATCAGCTTTAATTTTAGCAATAAACAAAGGAGACGTGTATTTAAGAAAAGAGATTCTAACAAGCTTCAAATTACGTAGGCCTGTTATTCGGTTTTAATGGGAAAGTCCATAAACAAGGCTTAACAATAAGGATGGCTTACTGGTCCAGGGACAGTGTAAGAGAGTTTTGAGCCAGTTGACGGAAGTGCGCTATTGGGTCACTGCTATACACAATTCAAATGtttggtcagtaagattttgttttaagaacttaatacttttattcattaaggaaacattaaattgatcaaaagtgacagtaa contains:
- the cnot2 gene encoding LOW QUALITY PROTEIN: CCR4-NOT transcription complex subunit 2 (The sequence of the model RefSeq protein was modified relative to this genomic sequence to represent the inferred CDS: deleted 1 base in 1 codon) — translated: MFSATRKKFGEGVESDYPDESMYYQPSMFPHRSEKDMLPSPSPSSSGQLSQLGASLYGPQSALGFSMSNIQRMSNNNPQLNRSLTQGTQLPSHSTPTTGVPTMSLHTPPSPNRGILPMNSRNMMSSQVGQGMGMSGRTNSMGSSGLGSPNRSSPSIICMPKQQPARQPFTINSMSGFGMGRSQGFGMNSLSNNIFNGTDGSENVTGIDLSEFPALADRSRREGNGNPTPLHNPLAGRAPYVGMVTKPSNEQSQDFSIHNEDFPALPGPNYKDPTLSTDESKSNLNSSGKGSSSADGPKFPGDKTSSAQNNNQQKKGIQVLPDGKVTNIPSGMVTDQFGMIGLLTFIRAAETDPGMVHLALGSDLTTLGLNLNSPENLYPKFASPWASAPCRPQDIDFHVPSEYLTNIHIRDKLAAIKLGRYGEDLLFYLYYMNGGDLLQLLAAVELFNRDWRYHKEERVWITRAPGMEPTLKTNTYERGTYYFFDCHNWRKVAKEFHLEYDKLEERPHVPTTFNYNPAQQAF